AATAGTAACTCTTTGGTCTGATGTGGCTCCTTTTTCTATTATAGCTACAGGAGTATCAGGGCATTTTCCATTAGATATAAGGTCAGTTACTATGGTAGGGAGAGTTTTTATTCCCATAAGAAAAACTAAAGTACCTTCTAATTTGGCTATTGCTTCAAAGTTATGCCAAGTTCCATCTTCCATAGTATGTCCAGTAAATACATGAAATGATCTTGCAATACCTCTGTGAGTTACAGGGATACCAGCATAAGCAGGAACTGATATAGAAGAAGTTATTCCAGGAATTATTTCAAAAGGAATATTATTATCATAAAGAGATTGAATTTCTTCTCCACCTCTTCCAAAAACAAAAGGATCTCCTCCTTTTACCCTTGCAACAATTTTACCTTCCAAAGCCTTTTTAACAATAGTTTTATTTATTTCATCTTGAATGATTCCACCTTCTGTATTTCCTTTTCCTAAATAAATCATTTCAGCATCTTTTTTTGCAAAGTTGAGGATTCTTGGGTTTATAAGTCTGTCATAAACTATACAATCAGCTTCTTCAACAGCTCTTTTTCCTTTTAAAGTAAGGAGTTCAAGGTCACCAGGACCAGCTCCCATTATGTAAACTTTACCTTTATCAGTCATTTATTTTCTCCTTTATGATATCTGCAAGTTTTTGAGCAATTTTTATTCCTAAAGCTGCATCTTCTGTAATAGAAGCAGAATAACCAGTTTCTCCTTTAAAATAGACACCTGTCAGAGTAATTTTATCTCCATTTAAAATACAGTGACAACCCATAGGAGTATGGCAGCCACCATCAAATATCTTAGAAAATTCCCTTTCAATAACAACTATTTTTTCCATATCTTTATTATGAATAGATTTTAAAATTTCTTTAATTTCCTCATCATTTTCTCTGCATTGAATGTGAAGAACACCTTGTGCAGGAGCAGGAAGAAATTTTTCAGGATCTAAATATTCTGTTATTTCATTTTCTAAGCCAACTCTTTTTAAACCAGCAGCAGCTAGAAGAATAGCATCATAATTTTCAGTTTTTAATTTATTAAGTCTGGTGTGGATATTTCCTCTTAATTGCTTTATTTTAAGATCGCTTCTAAGATTTTTTAGATTCATTGTTCTTCTAAGAGAACTTGTACCAATAACTGCACCTTTCGGAAGCTCCATAAGTGTTTTTCCAGATTTTGAAATCAAGACATCTCTTGAGTCTTCTCTGTCAGGAACAGCTCCACAAATTAGTCCTTCTGGTGAAACCACTGGCATATCTTTCATGGAGTGCACTGCTAAATCTATTGT
Above is a window of Fusobacterium varium DNA encoding:
- the hemC gene encoding Porphobilinogen deaminase gives rise to the protein MKRKIVIGTRGSILAMAQSEMIKKMLENNFPELEFEIKKIVTSGDTDLVSNWNNSDKSLKSFFTKEIEVELLNGTIDLAVHSMKDMPVVSPEGLICGAVPDREDSRDVLISKSGKTLMELPKGAVIGTSSLRRTMNLKNLRSDLKIKQLRGNIHTRLNKLKTENYDAILLAAAGLKRVGLENEITEYLDPEKFLPAPAQGVLHIQCRENDEEIKEILKSIHNKDMEKIVVIEREFSKIFDGGCHTPMGCHCILNGDKITLTGVYFKGETGYSASITEDAALGIKIAQKLADIIKEKIND